A region of Nostoc sp. 'Peltigera membranacea cyanobiont' N6 DNA encodes the following proteins:
- a CDS encoding YdcF family protein: MAFVLPLIIWWGYKEVQSQFVQPQAVVVLGGSTRRLEREKFTAEFVRQHPNIPIWITGGSPPRFTQRVFTKAGVDPKRLHLDYEAVDTVTNFTTLVDDLQARGIKSVYLITSDFHMRRACVIGEIILGSRGIYLQPVPVPSEKPPESIEKSIRDGARAIIWLATGYTGVDAAKNKR, from the coding sequence ATGGCTTTTGTTCTACCACTAATCATCTGGTGGGGATACAAAGAAGTACAAAGCCAATTTGTACAGCCGCAAGCAGTTGTAGTTTTGGGTGGTTCAACGAGACGTTTAGAGCGAGAAAAATTTACGGCTGAGTTTGTACGCCAGCATCCAAATATACCGATTTGGATTACTGGAGGCAGTCCACCTAGATTCACCCAACGAGTGTTTACCAAAGCTGGTGTCGATCCCAAACGTTTACACTTGGACTATGAAGCTGTAGATACAGTTACTAATTTTACTACGTTAGTAGATGATTTGCAAGCTCGTGGCATCAAGAGCGTTTATTTGATTACTTCAGACTTCCACATGCGTCGGGCTTGTGTCATCGGCGAAATTATTTTGGGTAGTCGAGGTATTTATTTACAACCAGTACCAGTTCCTTCAGAAAAACCGCCTGAGTCTATCGAAAAATCTATCCGTGATGGAGCTAGAGCAATAATTTGGTTGGCAACTGGTTACACTGGTGTGGATGCAGCTAAAAATAAACGGTAA
- a CDS encoding GuaB3 family IMP dehydrogenase-related protein, translated as MEIQLGRGKTARRAYGIDEIALVPGNRTLDPSLADTKWRIGNIEREIPIIASAMDGVVDVRMAVRLSQLGALGVLNLEGIHTRYVDPEPILDRIASGGKDEFVALMQELYAEPIKPELIEKRIQEIKQQGGIAAVSATPAGASKYGEAVAKAGADLFFVQATVVSTAHLSPESVVPLDLAEFCRSMPIPVVLGNCVTYEVTLNLLKAGAAGVLVGIGPGAACTSRGVLGVGVPQATAIADCAAARDDYYNETGNYIPIIADGGLITGGDICKCIACGADGVMIGSPFARAAEAPGRGYHWGMATPSPVLPRGTRIRVATTGSLEQILIGPAALDDGTHNLLGALKTSMGTLGAKNIKEMQQVEVVIAPSLLTEGKVYQKAQQLGMGK; from the coding sequence GTGGAAATTCAACTTGGGCGGGGAAAAACAGCTCGCAGAGCTTATGGAATAGATGAAATTGCTCTAGTCCCCGGTAACAGAACACTAGACCCCAGTTTGGCAGATACTAAGTGGCGTATTGGGAATATTGAGCGAGAAATTCCGATAATTGCCAGTGCTATGGATGGCGTAGTAGATGTTCGTATGGCTGTACGTTTGTCACAGTTAGGAGCATTAGGTGTCCTCAATTTAGAGGGGATTCACACTCGCTACGTTGACCCAGAGCCAATATTAGATCGGATTGCCTCTGGGGGGAAAGATGAATTTGTTGCCCTGATGCAAGAACTCTATGCCGAACCAATAAAGCCGGAATTAATTGAAAAACGTATTCAGGAAATTAAACAACAAGGTGGCATTGCTGCGGTAAGCGCAACTCCAGCCGGTGCAAGTAAATACGGCGAGGCGGTGGCAAAAGCTGGGGCAGATTTATTTTTTGTCCAAGCTACGGTAGTTTCTACTGCACATCTGTCACCAGAATCTGTAGTACCACTTGATTTAGCAGAATTTTGTCGTTCTATGCCCATCCCTGTGGTGTTAGGGAATTGCGTGACTTACGAAGTGACGTTGAATTTGTTGAAAGCTGGGGCGGCTGGCGTACTAGTGGGAATTGGCCCTGGTGCTGCTTGTACATCCCGTGGGGTTTTGGGTGTGGGTGTGCCACAAGCAACTGCGATCGCAGATTGTGCAGCCGCACGAGATGATTACTACAACGAAACTGGTAACTATATCCCCATTATTGCTGATGGCGGTTTAATCACTGGTGGCGACATTTGTAAATGCATCGCCTGCGGTGCTGATGGTGTGATGATTGGTTCTCCCTTTGCCAGAGCCGCAGAAGCCCCAGGACGAGGCTATCATTGGGGTATGGCGACTCCCAGCCCAGTCTTGCCCCGTGGCACCCGCATTCGCGTTGCCACCACTGGCAGCCTAGAGCAAATACTCATTGGCCCAGCAGCGCTAGATGATGGCACTCACAATCTTTTAGGAGCCTTAAAGACGAGTATGGGCACTTTAGGAGCCAAAAATATTAAAGAAATGCAGCAAGTGGAAGTTGTGATTGCCCCTTCCCTATTAACCGAAGGTAAAGTTTACCAAAAAGCTCAACAATTAGGTATGGGGAAATAA
- the trxA gene encoding thioredoxin: MSTAAQVTDSSFKQEVLDSDVPVLVDFWAPWCGPCRMVAPVVEEIKLQYEGQIKVVKVNTDENPQVASQYGIRSIPTLMIFKDGQKVDMVVGAVPKSTLASTLEKYL; the protein is encoded by the coding sequence ATGTCAACAGCCGCACAAGTTACCGACTCTAGTTTCAAGCAAGAAGTACTCGACAGCGATGTACCCGTTTTAGTTGACTTTTGGGCACCCTGGTGCGGACCATGCCGTATGGTAGCTCCTGTTGTTGAGGAAATCAAACTACAGTACGAAGGTCAAATTAAGGTCGTCAAAGTCAACACGGATGAAAATCCTCAAGTTGCTAGTCAATACGGCATTCGCAGTATTCCCACATTAATGATTTTTAAAGATGGACAAAAAGTAGATATGGTGGTGGGCGCTGTACCTAAAAGTACATTAGCTTCCACTCTCGAAAAGTATCTTTGA
- a CDS encoding carbon-nitrogen hydrolase family protein has product MKSYLAAAIQLTSVPDLHKNLAQAEELIELAVRQGAELVGLPENFSYMGEEKDKLAQGDAIALESEKFLKKMAQRFQVTILGGSFPLPVDNTGKVYNTTLLIDPSGQELARYYKVHLFDVDVPDGNTYRESSTVVAGTQLPPVHFSEKLGNLGLSICYDVRFPELYRHLAEKGADVIFIPAAFTAFTGKDHWQVLLQARAIENTAYVIAPAQTGNNYARRLTHGHAVIIDPWGVILADAGEKPGIAIAEIKPTRLEQVRRQMPSLQHRVF; this is encoded by the coding sequence ATGAAGTCTTATTTAGCCGCCGCTATTCAATTGACAAGTGTGCCCGATCTACACAAAAATTTGGCTCAGGCAGAAGAATTAATAGAGCTTGCCGTGCGTCAAGGTGCTGAATTGGTAGGCTTGCCAGAAAACTTTTCCTATATGGGAGAAGAAAAAGATAAACTCGCGCAAGGTGATGCGATCGCTCTTGAAAGTGAAAAATTTCTCAAAAAAATGGCTCAACGCTTTCAAGTTACGATCTTGGGCGGCAGCTTTCCACTTCCCGTAGACAATACAGGCAAAGTTTATAACACCACTCTACTTATCGATCCCAGCGGCCAAGAACTTGCCCGCTACTACAAAGTACATTTATTTGATGTTGATGTCCCTGACGGCAACACCTATCGGGAATCCAGCACTGTTGTGGCTGGTACACAACTACCCCCCGTCCATTTCTCAGAAAAACTGGGTAATTTAGGGCTTTCTATTTGTTATGATGTCCGCTTCCCTGAACTGTACCGTCATCTGGCAGAAAAAGGAGCCGATGTTATCTTTATTCCCGCCGCCTTTACCGCCTTTACTGGCAAAGATCACTGGCAAGTACTACTACAAGCCAGAGCCATCGAAAATACCGCCTACGTCATTGCTCCTGCCCAAACAGGGAACAACTACGCCCGTCGTTTAACTCACGGACACGCCGTTATTATTGACCCCTGGGGCGTAATTTTAGCCGATGCTGGAGAAAAACCGGGAATTGCGATCGCTGAAATCAAGCCCACTAGACTCGAACAAGTCCGCCGTCAAATGCCCTCTTTACAACATCGGGTGTTCTAG
- the fba gene encoding class II fructose-bisphosphate aldolase (catalyzes the reversible aldol condensation of dihydroxyacetonephosphate and glyceraldehyde 3-phosphate in the Calvin cycle, glycolysis, and/or gluconeogenesis) yields MALVPLRLLLDHAAENGYGIPAFNVNNLEQIQAIMKAAVETDSPVILQASRGARNYAGENFLRHLILAAVETYPQIPIVMHQDHGNAPSTCYSAMKNNFTSVMMDGSLEADAKTPASFEYNVNVTREVVNVAHALGVSVEGELGCLGSLETGAGEAEDGHGFEGTLDHSQLLTDPDEAVDFVEATQVDALAVAIGTSHGAYKFTRKPTGEILAISRIEEIHRRLPNTHLVMHGSSSVPEDLLALINQYGGAIPETYGVPVEEIQKGIKSGVRKVNIDTDNRLAITAAVREALAKKPEEFDPRHFLKPSITYMQKVCAERYQQFGTAGNASKIKQISLEDFAAKYAKGELNVVTKAAAKV; encoded by the coding sequence ATGGCGCTTGTACCACTGCGGCTGCTGTTGGATCACGCAGCTGAAAACGGTTACGGCATCCCAGCTTTTAACGTTAACAATTTGGAGCAGATTCAGGCAATCATGAAGGCTGCTGTCGAGACAGATAGCCCTGTAATTTTACAGGCTTCTCGTGGCGCTCGTAATTATGCAGGAGAAAACTTTCTACGACACCTGATTTTGGCAGCAGTAGAAACCTATCCTCAGATTCCCATTGTCATGCACCAAGATCATGGTAATGCGCCTTCTACTTGCTACTCAGCAATGAAGAACAACTTCACCAGCGTAATGATGGATGGTTCTTTAGAAGCTGATGCGAAAACTCCCGCTAGCTTCGAGTACAACGTTAATGTTACCCGTGAAGTTGTAAACGTAGCTCATGCTTTGGGTGTCAGCGTTGAAGGTGAACTCGGTTGTTTGGGTTCTCTAGAAACTGGTGCTGGTGAAGCTGAAGATGGTCACGGCTTTGAAGGTACACTCGACCACTCACAACTGCTAACCGACCCCGATGAAGCTGTTGACTTCGTAGAAGCAACCCAAGTAGATGCTTTGGCTGTTGCCATTGGCACAAGCCACGGTGCTTACAAGTTTACCCGCAAGCCGACTGGTGAAATTTTGGCCATCAGCCGCATTGAAGAAATTCACCGTCGTTTGCCTAACACCCACTTGGTAATGCACGGTTCATCTTCTGTACCTGAAGATTTGCTTGCACTGATTAACCAATATGGTGGTGCAATTCCTGAAACCTACGGTGTACCTGTAGAAGAAATCCAAAAAGGCATCAAGAGTGGTGTACGTAAAGTAAACATCGACACCGATAACCGTTTGGCTATTACTGCTGCTGTCCGTGAAGCTTTGGCTAAAAAACCAGAGGAGTTTGACCCCCGTCACTTCCTCAAGCCTTCTATTACATACATGCAGAAGGTTTGTGCTGAACGCTATCAGCAATTTGGTACAGCTGGCAACGCCAGCAAGATTAAGCAAATTTCTTTGGAAGATTTTGCTGCTAAGTATGCTAAAGGTGAACTCAACGTTGTCACCAAAGCTGCTGCTAAAGTTTAA
- a CDS encoding TetR/AcrR family transcriptional regulator, translating to MRHKDDKKNRAICDAAIELITANGFADTSMSKIAKTANVSPATIYVYFENKENLLNKIYLSVKQEMSAEILKGVNQNLSVEKAFKMIWNNYYQYAINNPVRFAFTEQFVNSPMVDRICKDESLSYFKPMLDLFNRGKEEKVFKDISLEIFTAFTFAPLTGLIKEHFSGALILDEKMLETTYKIAWDAITN from the coding sequence ATGAGGCACAAAGATGACAAAAAAAATCGAGCCATCTGTGATGCGGCAATCGAACTGATTACTGCCAATGGTTTTGCTGATACTTCAATGTCGAAAATTGCCAAAACCGCCAATGTTTCGCCCGCGACGATATATGTCTATTTTGAAAACAAAGAAAACCTTCTCAATAAAATATATTTGTCAGTGAAGCAGGAAATGAGTGCAGAAATTTTGAAAGGTGTCAACCAGAACCTATCAGTGGAGAAAGCCTTTAAAATGATCTGGAATAATTATTATCAATACGCGATTAATAATCCGGTCAGATTTGCTTTTACCGAGCAATTTGTTAATTCTCCGATGGTTGACCGCATTTGCAAAGATGAAAGTTTGAGCTATTTCAAGCCAATGCTAGATTTGTTCAATCGCGGTAAAGAGGAGAAGGTTTTTAAGGATATTTCCCTGGAAATTTTTACCGCTTTTACCTTTGCGCCTCTGACTGGATTGATAAAAGAGCATTTTAGTGGTGCTTTGATTTTGGACGAAAAAATGTTAGAAACCACCTATAAAATTGCGTGGGATGCAATAACGAATTAA
- a CDS encoding SDR family NAD(P)-dependent oxidoreductase produces the protein MKNEKWNVENIPSQKGRVAIVTGSSSGIGYETARVLANKQASVIIAVRNLDKGNKALAKIIQQNKDADVKVMQLDLANLASVKNFAENFQKNYVRLDLLINNAGVMIPPYSKTTDGFELQFGTNHLGHFALTGQLLERLIGTEGSRIVNVSSGAHSIGKIDFDDLNWEKRSYAKWKAYGDSKLANIYFTYELDRKLKDNGIDTLVTASHPGWTATELQRTAGGVVEYLNGILAQDITMGALPTLRAAIEAGLKGAEYFGPNGFMEIRGYPIKVESNELSKDQAIAKKLWVVSEKLTDVKFEFNKKAQGASK, from the coding sequence ATGAAAAATGAAAAATGGAACGTGGAAAATATTCCGAGTCAAAAAGGAAGAGTAGCAATTGTAACGGGTTCGAGTAGCGGCATCGGTTATGAGACAGCGCGGGTTTTAGCTAATAAACAAGCGTCTGTAATCATTGCAGTTCGCAATTTGGACAAAGGAAACAAGGCATTGGCGAAAATTATTCAACAGAATAAGGATGCCGATGTAAAGGTGATGCAACTTGATTTGGCGAATTTAGCATCAGTTAAAAATTTCGCTGAAAACTTTCAGAAAAATTATGTGCGTCTGGATTTACTGATTAATAATGCGGGTGTGATGATTCCGCCATATTCAAAAACGACGGACGGTTTTGAATTGCAGTTTGGCACTAATCATCTCGGACATTTTGCTTTGACGGGACAGCTTTTGGAACGTTTGATCGGCACCGAAGGCTCACGAATTGTCAATGTTTCGAGCGGCGCACATAGTATAGGCAAAATAGATTTTGATGATTTGAATTGGGAAAAGAGAAGTTATGCCAAATGGAAAGCCTACGGCGACAGCAAACTTGCCAACATCTATTTTACCTACGAACTCGACCGAAAACTAAAAGATAACGGTATCGACACACTTGTAACCGCCTCGCATCCAGGTTGGACGGCAACCGAATTGCAGAGAACTGCGGGCGGCGTTGTGGAATATCTCAACGGCATCCTTGCTCAAGACATCACGATGGGCGCATTACCAACTCTGCGGGCGGCAATCGAAGCGGGCTTAAAAGGCGCAGAATATTTCGGCCCCAATGGGTTTATGGAGATCCGCGGCTATCCAATAAAAGTCGAATCAAACGAATTATCTAAAGACCAAGCGATCGCCAAAAAACTATGGGTTGTATCAGAAAAACTCACCGATGTAAAATTTGAATTTAATAAAAAGGCCCAAGGCGCGAGCAAATGA
- a CDS encoding aldose epimerase family protein, which yields MFSIAVQQQQYKTYILSDEAASSQLEVVPERGGIVTRWRIQGEEIFYLDTERFTHPELSVRGGNPILFPICGNLPDNTYTHNGQQYTLKQHGFARELPWKVTEQETGDKASLTVVLDSNEQTKAVYPFDFQLAFTYELQGNTLEVRQQYKNLSSTPMPFSAGFHPYFLCGDKTQLEIEIPSKQYQDNQTKEFHSFDGNFDFNRDEIDFAFGQLRSQSATAIDRSRKLKLTLDYDDFSTYLVFWTVKGKEFYCLEPWSATRNSLNTGDNLTVLAPGASHTASVRLTANFF from the coding sequence GTGTTTAGCATTGCAGTTCAACAGCAACAGTACAAGACGTACATTCTTTCTGATGAAGCCGCTAGTTCTCAATTGGAAGTAGTACCAGAACGTGGTGGGATCGTTACCCGTTGGCGTATTCAAGGAGAAGAAATTTTTTATCTGGACACTGAACGCTTTACTCACCCTGAGTTGAGTGTCAGAGGTGGGAATCCAATTTTGTTTCCGATTTGTGGCAATCTACCAGATAATACTTACACTCACAACGGGCAACAATATACTCTCAAACAACACGGTTTTGCCCGTGAATTGCCGTGGAAAGTAACAGAACAAGAAACTGGAGATAAAGCTAGTCTCACTGTTGTCCTTGATAGCAATGAGCAAACTAAGGCTGTTTATCCTTTTGACTTTCAGCTGGCTTTCACTTACGAACTTCAAGGTAATACCCTAGAAGTGCGTCAGCAGTATAAAAACTTGTCATCCACACCAATGCCCTTCTCAGCTGGTTTCCATCCCTACTTTTTGTGTGGTGATAAAACTCAGTTAGAGATTGAAATTCCCTCTAAGCAGTATCAAGACAATCAAACTAAGGAATTTCACTCTTTTGATGGCAATTTTGACTTTAACCGTGATGAAATTGATTTTGCCTTTGGACAGCTAAGGAGTCAATCAGCTACTGCGATAGATCGTAGCCGGAAGTTAAAACTCACCTTAGATTATGATGATTTCTCTACCTACCTGGTATTTTGGACAGTCAAAGGCAAAGAATTCTACTGTCTAGAGCCGTGGAGTGCCACCCGTAACTCTCTCAATACAGGTGATAACCTGACTGTGTTAGCACCAGGAGCTAGCCACACAGCATCTGTAAGGTTGACGGCTAATTTTTTCTAA
- the pdhA gene encoding pyruvate dehydrogenase (acetyl-transferring) E1 component subunit alpha: MVQERTLPTFNPANTRITKEEGLWLYEDMVLGRLFEDKCAEMYYRGKMFGFVHLYNGQEAVCTGVVQSMRPGEDYVCSTYRDHVHALSAGVPAREVMAELFGKSTGCSKGRGGSMHMFSAEHRLLGGYAFVAEGIPVAAGAAFQSKYRREVLGDKNADQVTACFFGDGAANNGQFFETLNMAALWKLPILFVVENNKWAIGMSHERATSQPEIYKKASVFNMVGVEVDGMDVLAVRAVAQEAVARARAGEGPTLIEALTYRFRGHSLADPDEMRSKAEKEFWFARDPIKKLAAYLLEQNLADEGEIKAIDRKIQDVIDEAVKFAESSPEPDPSELYRFVFAEDE, translated from the coding sequence ATGGTTCAAGAGCGTACTTTACCCACATTTAATCCTGCTAATACGCGCATTACTAAAGAAGAAGGATTATGGTTGTATGAGGACATGGTATTAGGGCGCTTGTTTGAAGATAAGTGCGCTGAAATGTACTACAGGGGCAAAATGTTTGGTTTTGTCCATTTGTACAACGGTCAAGAAGCTGTTTGTACTGGTGTTGTCCAGTCAATGCGACCAGGTGAAGATTACGTTTGTAGTACTTACCGCGACCACGTTCATGCTTTGAGTGCGGGAGTACCAGCAAGAGAGGTAATGGCAGAATTATTTGGCAAATCCACAGGTTGCAGCAAAGGGCGCGGTGGTTCCATGCACATGTTTTCTGCCGAACATCGCTTGCTGGGTGGCTATGCTTTTGTGGCTGAGGGAATTCCTGTAGCAGCTGGGGCGGCTTTTCAAAGCAAATATCGCCGCGAAGTGCTGGGAGATAAAAATGCTGACCAAGTGACGGCTTGCTTTTTTGGCGACGGTGCAGCCAACAATGGTCAGTTTTTCGAGACGCTAAATATGGCAGCCCTATGGAAACTGCCAATTCTGTTTGTAGTCGAAAATAATAAGTGGGCTATTGGGATGTCTCACGAACGAGCCACTTCCCAACCAGAGATTTATAAAAAAGCCAGTGTATTTAACATGGTGGGCGTGGAAGTAGATGGCATGGATGTTCTAGCAGTACGAGCCGTGGCCCAAGAAGCTGTAGCCCGTGCCCGTGCAGGTGAAGGCCCAACATTAATTGAGGCGCTTACCTACCGCTTCCGGGGTCATTCATTGGCTGACCCAGATGAAATGCGAAGCAAGGCAGAGAAAGAATTTTGGTTCGCCCGTGACCCAATTAAGAAGTTAGCAGCTTATTTGCTGGAGCAAAATCTGGCGGATGAGGGAGAAATCAAAGCCATTGACCGGAAAATTCAGGATGTAATCGACGAAGCGGTTAAATTCGCCGAAAGCAGCCCCGAACCAGACCCAAGCGAGTTATATCGTTTCGTGTTTGCAGAAGACGAGTAA
- a CDS encoding IMS domain-containing protein, with translation MRIPLDYYRILGLPLAASEEQLRQAYSDRIVQLPRREYSQAAISSRKQLIEEAYVVLSDPKQRSTYDQLYLAHAYDPDNLAAAAVALENRPESTKRGIDTQSLGIEITQDELVGALLILQELGEYELVLKLGRPYLVNKNGATSARKSSNLADEEIYENAEHPDVVLTVALACLELGREQWQQGHYENAAISLETGQELLVREGLFSSVQAEIQADLYKLRPYRILELLALPQEKTAERSQGLELLQNLLEDRGGIDGTNNDDSGLNIDDFLRFIQQLRNHLTVAEQHKLFEAQSKRSSAVATYLAVYALIARGFAQRQPALIRQARQMLLRLGKRQDVHLEQSLCALLLGQTEEATRVLELSQEYEALAFIREKSQDSPDLLPGLCLYAEQWLQHEVFPHFRDLANQQAFLKDYFANQQVQAYLEALPNDAETTNEWAVINPQSFPRSKTNNPHFHNNSTRNSGQSNHSRIPNSDLPETPIKEIPEYPNFSPPLWNSSESVKSEVPAAERVSRGTNQHLNGSAKSAAPSHNQKRRRRKPTPSTSRERVPDNRPHARRPRRRRTFANTIEGKTRLVWRVFISLVSILVFWVLATTTFGWLKNLFFPPLSPNYPQLFIEINQPAVSIPDANSKPESEEGPLTKATAEEVIGTWLSTKAAALGPNHEINNLGQILTGSALSQWRLIAQQDRSDNRYRKYSHSFKVESVEKIDLFADRAAVEATVKEVTQLYENGQFKNSSNDNLRVRYDLIRERAKWRIQSTSVVNQITR, from the coding sequence GTGCGAATTCCGCTAGATTACTACCGAATTTTAGGACTACCGTTGGCGGCAAGTGAAGAACAATTGCGTCAGGCATACAGCGATCGCATTGTACAATTGCCACGACGTGAGTATTCTCAGGCAGCAATTTCTTCTCGTAAACAACTCATAGAAGAAGCTTACGTGGTTTTATCAGATCCAAAACAACGCAGTACCTACGATCAGCTTTATCTTGCCCATGCCTATGACCCTGATAACCTTGCTGCTGCCGCAGTAGCGCTGGAAAATCGTCCAGAAAGCACTAAAAGGGGTATTGACACTCAAAGTCTGGGTATCGAAATTACCCAAGACGAATTAGTTGGTGCTTTATTAATTTTGCAAGAGTTGGGGGAATATGAACTTGTCCTAAAACTAGGTCGTCCGTACCTGGTAAATAAAAATGGTGCTACAAGTGCAAGAAAGAGCAGTAATTTAGCAGACGAAGAAATTTATGAAAATGCAGAACATCCCGATGTTGTTCTCACTGTAGCCCTTGCTTGTTTAGAATTAGGTCGCGAACAGTGGCAGCAAGGTCACTACGAAAATGCTGCTATATCCCTAGAAACGGGGCAAGAACTGCTAGTACGCGAAGGGTTGTTCTCTAGCGTCCAGGCGGAAATTCAGGCGGATCTTTACAAATTGCGACCATATCGAATTTTGGAGTTGTTGGCACTACCTCAAGAAAAGACTGCCGAACGCAGCCAAGGCTTGGAATTATTGCAAAATCTCTTAGAAGATCGTGGTGGCATTGATGGCACAAACAATGATGACTCTGGCTTAAATATAGATGACTTTCTGCGATTTATCCAGCAGTTACGCAACCACTTAACAGTCGCAGAACAGCATAAGTTATTTGAAGCCCAAAGCAAACGTTCTTCTGCTGTTGCCACTTACTTAGCTGTTTATGCATTGATAGCACGGGGATTTGCTCAACGGCAACCTGCTTTAATTCGTCAAGCAAGGCAAATGCTTCTGCGTCTGGGTAAGCGCCAAGATGTCCATTTAGAACAGTCGTTATGTGCGTTACTTTTGGGACAAACTGAAGAAGCAACTCGGGTTTTAGAACTTAGTCAGGAGTACGAGGCTTTAGCTTTTATTCGGGAAAAATCTCAAGACTCTCCAGATTTATTACCTGGGCTGTGTCTATATGCCGAACAGTGGTTGCAACACGAAGTATTTCCCCATTTCCGAGATTTAGCAAACCAGCAAGCTTTCCTAAAAGATTACTTTGCTAACCAACAAGTGCAAGCTTATTTAGAAGCACTGCCAAATGATGCAGAAACAACTAATGAATGGGCTGTAATTAACCCCCAGTCTTTTCCTCGGTCTAAGACAAATAATCCTCATTTCCACAACAATTCAACTAGGAATTCAGGGCAATCTAATCACAGCAGAATACCTAACTCAGATTTACCAGAAACACCAATAAAAGAAATACCTGAATATCCAAACTTCTCACCGCCTCTGTGGAATTCATCTGAAAGTGTAAAATCAGAGGTTCCTGCTGCTGAACGGGTCAGTAGAGGCACTAATCAGCATTTGAACGGTTCAGCTAAAAGTGCCGCGCCCAGTCATAATCAAAAGCGCAGAAGGAGAAAACCGACTCCATCTACGAGCCGAGAGCGTGTACCAGATAATCGTCCTCATGCTCGTCGTCCCAGACGGCGGCGAACTTTTGCGAACACCATAGAAGGAAAAACACGGCTCGTATGGAGAGTGTTTATTTCTTTGGTAAGTATATTAGTTTTTTGGGTGTTAGCCACAACAACTTTTGGATGGTTAAAAAATCTGTTTTTTCCTCCACTCTCTCCGAATTATCCACAGTTGTTTATAGAGATAAATCAACCAGCAGTATCTATTCCTGATGCAAATAGCAAACCAGAATCAGAAGAAGGCCCTTTAACAAAGGCGACGGCAGAGGAAGTTATTGGGACTTGGTTATCTACCAAAGCCGCAGCTTTAGGGCCAAATCATGAGATTAATAATTTAGGCCAGATTTTAACAGGTTCAGCTTTGTCTCAATGGCGGCTGATTGCTCAACAGGATAGGTCAGACAACCGCTACCGCAAGTACAGCCATAGTTTTAAAGTGGAATCTGTCGAGAAAATTGATTTATTTGCAGATCGGGCAGCAGTGGAAGCTACGGTAAAGGAAGTGACGCAGTTATATGAAAATGGTCAGTTTAAAAACTCTTCTAATGATAATTTGCGAGTTAGGTATGATTTGATTCGAGAACGGGCTAAGTGGCGGATTCAGAGTACATCTGTCGTGAATCAAATAACCAGATAA
- the dhaL gene encoding dihydroxyacetone kinase subunit DhaL — protein MVSQAQILQWLEAYATEIEANKAYLTELDAAIGDADHGINMDRGFKKVSAQLPTLTDKDISNILKTVSMTLISSIGGASGPLYGTWFLRASTAVADKQELTAEDVLELLQAGLDGVLQRGKAQLGDKTMVDVLSPSVDAFRQAVEEGTLKAMQQAVVAAQKGLQETIPMQARKGRASYLGERSIGHPDPGGTSAYLMLKSLLGVLDSYK, from the coding sequence ATGGTGAGTCAAGCACAGATATTGCAATGGTTAGAGGCTTATGCAACCGAGATAGAGGCGAATAAAGCCTATTTGACAGAATTAGATGCTGCGATCGGAGATGCTGACCACGGTATCAATATGGATCGCGGCTTCAAAAAGGTAAGTGCCCAGTTACCAACTCTTACAGACAAGGACATCAGCAACATTCTCAAAACTGTCAGTATGACCTTGATTTCTTCCATTGGCGGTGCCAGTGGCCCTCTTTATGGAACCTGGTTTTTACGAGCCAGTACAGCAGTAGCAGATAAGCAAGAATTAACAGCAGAAGATGTGTTAGAGCTACTCCAGGCAGGCTTAGACGGCGTGCTGCAACGTGGCAAAGCTCAACTAGGAGATAAAACAATGGTGGATGTACTGTCTCCATCTGTAGACGCTTTTAGGCAGGCTGTAGAAGAGGGAACGCTGAAAGCGATGCAACAGGCTGTAGTAGCAGCCCAAAAGGGGTTGCAAGAAACTATACCAATGCAAGCGAGGAAGGGACGGGCTAGCTATCTAGGAGAACGGAGTATCGGACATCCCGATCCAGGAGGGACTTCTGCTTATTTGATGTTAAAAAGTTTACTAGGGGTATTGGATAGTTATAAATAA